One genomic segment of Tubulanus polymorphus chromosome 4, tnTubPoly1.2, whole genome shotgun sequence includes these proteins:
- the LOC141904040 gene encoding uncharacterized protein LOC141904040, whose protein sequence is MMSVKMFVGCLLLGTLSAEAVFYAFNWIQKRRRMWAAKKPNKILKILFFPDENMSCQAFFRDRKGCRNHDCRYSHETTSLSQLLCFLNAAKSNLDLCIFLITSPELGDAVVNLHKRGVVVRVIVDSEQIDASGSQIGKFRSEGIQVRHDQTSYFMHHKFAIVDNTILLNGSFNWSRQAITGNNENVLVTNDDEIVQPYCQEFRSLWTTFDPASIL, encoded by the exons ATGATGTCTGTGAAGATGTTTGTCGGCTGTCTGTTGCTGGGAACTTTGTCAGCGGAAGCTGTTTTTTATGCGTTTAATTGGATCCAAAAGCGCCGTCGAATGTGGGCCGCGAAAAAACCgaacaaaatactgaaaatcttATTTTTCCCCGACGAAAATATGAGTTGTCAGGCATTTTTCAGAGACAGAAAAGGCTGCAGAAATCACGATTGCCGCTACAGCCACGAAACTACATCTTTAAGCCAGCTGCTATGTTTCTTAAATGCCGCAAAATCGAACTTGGAtttgtgtatatttttgatCACCTCACCGGAATTAGGGGACGCAGTCGTTAATCTGCATAAGAGAGGAGTGGTTGTCAGAGTTATTGTCGATAGCGAACAGATCGACGCAAGCGGCTCTCAGATTGGAAAGTTTAGGTCGGAAG GTATTCAAGTTCGTCACgatcaaacatcatatttTATGCATCACAAATTCGCTATCGTCGACAATACCATACTTCTGAACGGTTCGTTCAACTGGTCGCGACAAGCTATCACGGGAAATAACGAAAACGTTTTAGTCACCAACGACGACGAAATTGTCCAACCGTATTGCCAAGAATTCAGAAGCTTATGGACGACGTTCGACCCTGCTTCGATTCTATGA
- the LOC141903893 gene encoding winged helix repair factor 1-like, with amino-acid sequence MNRKRLLPLNHTLHHKHRKRQCTTGRVLAGSSSSSTNNVHFEKDDIMETNIPNDTKTTLLYLKNIFPKDKFERDLPAIMLKHQLYSILKNRTLVDKQLGELRNSSEIRLFKLSLSDEDEYGVVFTTDYIDYVKEHSKIMGLQSSIIEKYSENVLKCCPDVSLDRKTLTTAFNFTEAEITKLVQCSILTVRDVGSWWLAIPAIGAFIKSFIRGRKAVVAMIKKSKYKEILKTELEQRNLPKSVKLGMEYHLHDIIGADMVQRIKTTSGDLLRLND; translated from the exons ATGAATCGTAAGCGTCTGTTGCCTCTTAATCACACGTTACACCATAAACACAGAAAGCGACAGTGCACAACAGGCCGAGTTCTAGCCGGCTCGTCAAGCTCTTCCACTAACAACGTTCATTTTGAGAAGGATGATATTATGG AAACGAATATACCGAATGACACTAAGACAACGCTACTCtatctgaaaaacattttcccgAAGGATAAGTTTGAACGCGATCTTCCTGCGATAATGTTAAAACATCAGTTATACAGTATTCTGAAAAATCGAACCCTCgttgataaacaattg GGCGAACTACGGAACAGCAGTGAAATAAGACTCTTTAAACTCAGTTTGTCAGATGAAGATGAATATGGTGTCGTATTCACAACGGATTACATCGATTATGTTAAAGAGCACAGTAAAATCATGGGCTTACAATCTTCCATAATAG aaaaatatagcgagaatgttttgaaatgttgccCTGACGTAAGTCTCGATAGGAAAACGTTGACAACCGCGTTTAACTTCACGGAAGCTGAAATTAC caaGCTAGTACAGTGCAGTATTCTGACAGTACGTGATGTAGGTAGCTGGTGGTTAGCTATACCCGCAATTGGTGCATTTATCAAAAGCTTTATTCGCGGACGAAAAGCTGTGGTAGCTATGATCAAAAAGTCCAAATACAAAGAAATACTTAAAACT GAACTCGAGCAAAGAAATCTACCTAAAAGTGTTAAACTAGGAATGGAATACCATCTACACGATATCATTGGTGCGGATATGGTTCAGAG GATAAAGACAACATCTGGAGATTTATTGCGTTTGAACGATTGA
- the LOC141904072 gene encoding uncharacterized protein LOC141904072, with the protein MCVFSKQMEEVEAVYKQKYDKFLRSRKDLCQVILKLAAAYKTHDRNVRKAKITSAAVGLGVGLPLSVATLALFIVTAGIAVPIVGGVAAGVGVTTGVAGSGSDLTLWVIGKKIRKRVNRVIEAHIKEMEELGNLRARLSEMYEDLKREQIKLGVFGVGGMLKGAGIAITKPFAIVDDFITIGRIASEGLEAGGAASKAGTSMFKAVGTAGKVFQIGGFVFSLVGAGVDIYTIVDSARELQKPGPELEAKLVELVFGEMVLNEEHREELKLFCIENDISAIPEPVPVAVSL; encoded by the exons ATGTGCGTCTTTTCGAAGCAGATGGAGGAAGTAGAGGCCGTTtacaaacagaaatatgataaatttcTGCGGTCTAGAAAGGATTTATGTCAAGTGATTCTGAAACTTGCCGCAGCTTACAAAACACACGACAGAAATGTGAGGAAAGCTAAGATTACGTCGGCTGCAGTTGGTTTAGGGGTCGGTCTTCCACTGTCTGTGGCTACATTGGCACTGTTCATAGTCACTGCTGGTATAGCTGTACCAATCGTTGGTGGTGTTGCTGCCGGAGTTGGTGTAACCACAGGAGTTGCTGGTTCTGGTAGCGATTTGACGCTGTGGGTTATTGGTAAAAAAATTCGAAAGCGGGTGAACCGAGTTATTGAGGCTCATATtaaagaaatggaagagttgGGGAATTTGCGAGCTAGATTATCTGAGATGTACGAAGACCTGAAGAGGGAGCAGATTAAACTAG gTGTATTTGGAGTTGGGGGTATGTTGAAAGGAGCAGGCATAGCGATCACGAAACCCTTTGCCATAGttgatgatttcattactataGGGCGAATAGCCAGTGAAGGTCTTGAAGCAGGGGGCGCTGCATCGAAAGCCGGAACCTCAATGTTTAAAGCCGTAGGAACTGCGGGTAAAGTCTTCCAGATTGGTGGATTCGTATTTTCCCTAGTCGGGGCTGGAGTAGATATCTACACGATAGTCGACTCGGCCAGGGAGTTACAGAAGCCGGGTCCAGAGTTAGAAGCGAAACTAGTTGAATTAGTTTTTGGTGAGATGGTTTTGAATGAAGAACACAGAGAGGAGCTGAAATTGTTCTGTATCGAAAACGACATATCTGCGATTCCTGAACCAGTCCCGGTTGCAGTGAGTCTCTGA